A single Penaeus chinensis breed Huanghai No. 1 chromosome 7, ASM1920278v2, whole genome shotgun sequence DNA region contains:
- the LOC125027459 gene encoding pro-resilin-like yields the protein MAFKVLALLALVAAAIASPQTYGYGAPGPNFGPAKYDFNYAVNDPPSGNDFGHQESRDGDFTQGSYYVRLPDGRLQTVNYNVQGDSGFVAEVSYEGQAQYPSQPRAYTPAPTYG from the exons ATGGCATTCAAG GTACTCGCACTTCTCGCTCTTGTGGCGGCTGCCATCGCCAGTCCTCAAACCTACGGCTACGGGGCTCCTGGTCCTAATTTCGGAccagccaagtacgacttcaactacgccgtCAACGACCCACCCTCTGGCAATGACTTCGGCCACCAGGAATCTCGTGATGGAGACttcactcagggttcctactACGTCCGCCTTCCTGACGGTCGCCTGCAGACGGTCAACTACAATGTGCAAGGAGATTCCGGCTTCGTGGCTGAGGTCAGCTACGAGGGTCAGGCCCAGTACCCATCGCAGCCGCGTGCTTACACACCTGCCCCTACTTACGgttaa
- the LOC125027460 gene encoding mucin-6-like encodes MAFKVLALLALWPLPSPVLRPTATVLLVLLSDQPSTTSTTPSTTHHPATTLATRNLVMETSHRVPTTSASPTVACRRSTTMCKEIPASWLRSTSRVRPSTHRSRVLTHLPLHTVEYY; translated from the exons ATGGCATTTAAG GTACTTGCACTCCTCGCCTTGTGGCCACTGCCATCGCCAGTCCTCAGACCTACGGCTACGGTGCTCCTGGTCCTGCTTTCGGAccagccaagtacgacttcaactacgccgtCAACGACCCACCATCCGGCAACGACTTTGGCCACCAGGAATCTCGTGATGGAGACTTCACACAGGGTTCCTACTACGTCCGCCTCCCCGACGGTCGCCTGCAGACGGTCAACTACAATGTGCAAGGAGATTCCGGCTTCGTGGCTGAGGTCAACTTCGAGGGTCAGGCCCAGTACCCATCGCAGCCGCGTGCTTACACACCTGCCCCTACATACGGttgaatattattga
- the LOC125027461 gene encoding pro-resilin-like: MAFKIFVLSALVATAIASPQTYGYGAPGPAFGPAKYDFNYAVNDPPSGNDFGHQESRDGDFTQGSYYVRLPDGRLQTVNYNVQGDSGFVAEVNYEGQAQYPTQPRAYTPAPTYG; this comes from the exons ATGGCATTTAAG ATCTTTGTACTCTCCGCCCTTGTGGCCACTGCCATCGCCAGTCCTCAAACCTACGGCTACGGTGCTCCTGGTCCTGCTTTTGGAccagccaagtacgacttcaactacgccgtCAACGACCCACCCTCTGGCAATGACTTCGGTCACCAGGAGTCTCGTGACGGAGACTTCACACAGGGTTCCTACTACGTCCGCCTTCCCGATGGTCGCCTGCAGACGGTCAACTACAACGTGCAAGGAGATTCCGGCTTCGTAGCTGAGGTCAACTACGAGGGTCAGGCCCAATACCCAACCCAGCCACGTGCTTACACACCTGCCCCTACCTATGGTTaa
- the LOC125026837 gene encoding pro-resilin-like, whose translation MAFKILALLALVATAIASPQSYGYGAPGPDFGPAKYDFNYAVNDPPSGNDFGHQESRDGDFTQGSYYVRLPDGRLQTVNYNVQGDSGFVAEVSYEGQAQYPTQPRAYTPAPTYG comes from the exons ATGGCATTTAAG ATTCTCGCACTCCTCGCCCTTGTGGCCACTGCAATCGCCAGTCCCCAGAGCTACGGCTACGGTGCTCCTGGTCCTGATTTCGGAccagccaagtacgacttcaactacgccgtCAACGACCCACCCTCTGGCAATGACTTCGGTCATCAGGAGTCTCGCGATGGAGACTTCACACAGGGTTCCTACTACGTCCGCCTTCCCGACGGTCGCTTGCAGACGGTCAACTACAACGTGCAAGGAGACTCCGGCTTCGTGGCTGAGGTCAGCTACGAGGGTCAGGCGCAATATCCAACCCAGCCCCGTGCTTACACACCTGCCCCTACCTATGGCTAA